The region CCAAGAACCTCCTGGAAGAATTTCATGGCCTCAGCCTTGGTAACCCTCTGGCCCCTACCCACCTTATGCCTAGCCCTTCTCCTATACATAACCCTAAGACCAGGCCTTGCGAGCACAGTCACCACATTCATCCCCCAAACACCCACAGCAGGGTCATACCTAGTGCCCGGTATCATTATGTGCTCCCTAATCCCAAAGGCCACATTACCCCAGTCATCGAAGGAACTCTCCTTTAGTGTGAAGTCCACGGCGGCCAAGGCCCTCAGCAGGAACCACACCGCCTTATTCTTCCTTAGAGTAACCGCAACGCCAATGGGCTCGCCCTTCCTCACATTCCAATCCTTAATGGACCTCTTGGCAAGCCTATAACTGGGTTCCTGCTGTGTTAATTCCCTGAGCACCTTAGCAGCCCTCTCCAGTTTCTCACCGCTCTCCCCAACACCTATGTTAACAACCACCTTATCGATCCTAATAACCCTCATTGGGTGATCCGCTGGTAGTACGAACTTCCTCCAATCCAACTGCTCCGGGGTTAAGGTCCTTAGATCCACCTGCGTTAGGTCTATGACTGGCATTGGCTGTGGTGGTGATGTTCTCATTAATAAGCATTTTTGTCTACCCCATTAGGTAAATATTTATATATAGAGTACCCACTTTACAGACAAAACCCCTATTAACTCTGGCCCCACACGGTGCATGATGAGCGAAAAAACACCCTTCAAACCACTGGATGAAACAAGGCCCAGAAGGGCACATATAAAGTTGCTACTCATATCGGGCGCCGGCTTCTTCGCAGATGCCTACGACCTATTCGCCATATCCGTAGCCCTGGTTTTCCTAAAGCAGGTGTGGCCACTCTCACCGTCAGAGGTGGCCCTCATAGCCATGGCTGCACTCCTCGGAGCCACCATAGGACCCTTCATATTCGGCAGGATAGGCGATATATTCGGGCGTAAGTACATATACGGTGTTGAGGCCGCATTGCTAACAGCGGGCGCCATAGCATCCGCACTATCCATAAACCCCACAATGCTTTGGATAAGCAGGTTCATACTGGGCCTTGGCGTGGGTGGTGACTACCCCATAAGCGCCACGCTGATGAGTGAGTACTCACCAGCAAGGAGCAGGGGACTATTCGTGACTGGGGTCTTCTCAATGCAGGGATGGGGAATAATAACAGCAGCCCTACTGGGCCTTGGACTACTAAACCTTCACGTAAACCCAGACATTGCCTGGAGGGTAATACTGGGCGTTGGCGCCGTGGCACCAGCCCTAGTCATATACTTCAGGCGTAGGATTTATGAAACGCCAAGGTTCGCATACTTCGTGAAGCAGGACTTAAATGAGGTTAAGAAGGCTGTGAAGGATGTATTAAACAGCGAGGTTGAGGTACCGGTTAACGGCATTAATAATGGCCACAAGGTGCATTTACGTAATTACCTCACAACGATACTGGCCACGGCAATACCCTGGTTCGCACTGGACGTATTCTTCTACGGAACCAACATATTCGGACCCTTCGTAACCACAGCCCTAGGGCTCGCAAAGAACCCACTGGCGGGCATCTATACGCAATTGTACATAGCCCTCGCATTCCTAGTCCCAGGTTACTACGTAGCCGCACTCATAGTAGATAGGATGGGTAGGAAGGCCATGCAGATAATGGGCTTCGCAATCGTGGGCACCGCCTACCTAGCAATGGCACTACTACTAAGGCATGGCCTAGTAATACCCAGCCTAATCCTGGCACTGTACGGATTAGTTCAATTCTTCACAAACGTGGGCCCCAACGTAACCACATTCATACTACCCACGGAACTATTCCCAACCAGGTACAGAACCACCGGCCACGGAATAGCCGCAGGAAGCGGCAAACTGGGCGCCACATTGGCAGCCCTACTAATACCCATCCTATTCCCAATAACGAGCAACATCAGCGAAGCCGCTAAATTAACCATAATGTCAAACCTATTGATAGTACTAGCCACATTCGCACTAATCGGCGCACTCCTCACACTACCAATCAAGGAACCCAGGGGGAAGCCGCTGGAGGTAATCTCGGGCGAGGTATAAACATTAAAACACTCACTAAAACACTTAGGTATGATTAATTTAAAAATTCTGGGGATTTTTAGGTGAAATCAATGGTTAAGTTCCCCTATTGGGTTATTGAGGGCGCCCTGGCCGGATCCTCAATGCCCCTGGATGAGGACGCCGTGAACATGTGGTTTAGGATGGGGATTAGGGCTGTGGTTATTTTAACTGAGGAGTGGGAGTTCGCAATGGAGGGTTGGGACTTCAACGACTACATAAGTACTCTCAAGGAACTCGGTATGGACTTCCTCCATGTACCCACTAGGGATGGTTATGCACCCAGTGAGGAGGTTATGTATGGGATTGTTAGGTGGATTGATGAGAGGATAATGAGTGGTAAGCCCGTGCTTGTTCATTGCCATGCGGGTGTTGGTAGGAGTCCCACGGTTATAGCGGCTTACTTGATGTATAGGAGGAGGCTTAGTGCTGATGATGCTTTGGAGGTGGTTGGTAGGTATAATGATGAGATTTCCATAACCAATGAGCAGTACCTAGCGTTAGTGGCCTTCGAGCATTACCTAAGGCAGGTTGGTAATGCAGCATACACAGCATGATAATCATAAAATCACGTTTATTTCTAACATCAAAGAAATGATATTAAAATTCAAATATTATAATAGTGATTTTTCCATATGTCAAAATTATCAAATAATAGATAACAATATGTTTATATTAAAGCCCAGCGCAACAATTATTGATGACAGTTTTTAGGATACTAAGGGTAGACCTATCCAGAGAACATTTCACCGAGGAAGTGATTAAGGAGGACCTCCTCAAAAAATTCCTTGGCGGCAGGGGATTAGCAGCCTACCTAGCGTTAAAGGAAATACCCAGGGGCATAGACCCATTCGACCCAAGCAACAAACTCTACATATTCTCAGGACCCCTAAGCGGCATTGCCACCATATCCTCAAGCAGGGTCAACGTAACCACCAGATCACCACTAACCGGCGTCTACACACACTCCAACGCAGGAGGCAACTTCTCATACTGGCTCAGGAAATCCGGCTATGATGGGTTGGTAATAGAGGGTAAGGCAGAGGAACCCGTGTACCTAGTCATTAAGGATGGAGAACCAAAACTAAAACCAGCCAAGCACATCTGGGGAAAATGGACCGGGGCCGCCACAAAAATAATACTCGAGGAGAATGGGTTCCCACCAGACGAGACAAAGGCTGGGGTCGCCGTAATAGGACCAGCCGGGGAGAACCTAGTCAGGTTCGCTGGGATTAGGATGAGCGATTACGAGAGATTCGCAGGGCGTGGTGGCGTTGGCGCCGTCATGGGCAGTAAACTACTCAAGGGAATACTCGTGTGGGGCACCAGGGACCTGTACAAAGAGCTCGTGGATAAGAGTAAATTCATGAAGGTGAACAACGACATCGTGAAGAGGATAGCAGTCCACGACACAACAAAGACATTGCATAAGTATGGCACTAACGTACTCATGAATATTGTGCAGTCCATAGGCGCCCTACCCCACTACAACTTCGGGGGAACGGGCAAGCTGAAGGATGTAACGCCCGTTAGCGAGGAGTACATAAAGGATCACTACCCCACAGAGACCCACGGATGCCATAACTGCCCAATTGGCTGCACGCAAATGCCCACGGTTAAGTCCGGACCATTCAAGATATCAGCCACCGAGAAGTACGTGAAGCAGGAGTATGAAAATACATGGGCACTGGGACCCAACATAGGGGTTACGGACCCAGAGGCGGATCTTAAGTATCAGAAACTCGCCAACGAGCTGGGCCTGGACACAATAAGCCTAGGCAACACACTGGCAATGGCCGTGGAACTGGCAAAGAATGGAAAGCTCCAGTTAGACATTGACTGGGGTGATGCAGGGGCCCTGGAGTACCTAATCTACAAGATAGCCTACAGGGACGGCATCGGCGATGACCTGGCAGAGGGCGATTACAGACTGGCCGTTAAGTATGGAATGCCCCAGTTATTCGTCGGGTCCAGGGGACAGGGCCTACCTGCCTACGACCCCAGGGCACTGAAGGGATTCGCAATAGCATACTACACAGCCAATAGGGGTGGTGACCACCTGGAGGCTTATACCCCCACGTGGGAGATCTTTGGAGTGCCTGAGAAGGTGGATCCGTTTGATGAATCACCGACAAATATAGAGAGGGAGGCTAGGCTTGTTAAGTGGAACCAGGACCTATTCGCTGTTGTGGATTCAACCATATTCTGCAAGTTCGAGAACCTAATGCCCAACATAGACACTGAGAAGGACTTTGCGGACCTGTACAACGCGGCCTTTGGCTGGGACTTAACACCACAGGATGTGTTAACGATTGGTGAGAGGATATTCAATGTGGAGAGACTACACTGGGTTAAGGAGGGTAAGTGGGTCAAGGATGAGTTACCGCCTAGGATGAGGGAGCCCATACCTGATGGACCAGCTAAGGGTCACAACGCCGCTAAGATGTTTGATGAGGGCATAAAGGTTTATTACAAGCTCAGGGGCTGGGTTGATGGTAAACCCACTAGGGACACTTTGAAGAGGCTTGGGCTTGAGGAGTTTGATTACCTACTATGATTATGATTGACCTTGTGAATTAAAACCTTGAATTCAATTTTTATTACCACCGCTCAACTCATTTCTAACCTTAATGGCTGCCCTAAGGATCTTGTCTTTCACGAGCTCACCGTCTAAGTTGCCATCGGCTAATGCCTCGATCACGACTTGGTACATACTTGTGCTTTGCCAGGTCTCGGAGACCCTAACCTTAACCTCCTTAATACTACCATCCCTAATGGCCTCCTTAAGTCTCTCCTCAAAGGCCCAGGGATCCACTGTGCTCGGGACGTCTAAACGGGCCCTAACGCGCTTAAAGGGTGCCCTCTCCCTGTGTATGATTAGGGAGTCCAGCATTACGTAATTGGGTATCGTAATGACCTGCCCATTATCACTAATCAATTCCGTGAACATTAGGGATATGCTCCTAATAGTCCCTGTGAAGCCATTGGGCATGCCCTCGGTGGGGTACATGGCCCTTATCACGCCATAACGCCAATTAACAATGGTAACCCTATCACCAGGTTTGTAGCGTGATGTTATGACTATGACTATGCCGGCGATGACATTCTGAAAGGTTTGTTGGACTGCGAGACCGATTATTAATCCCGTGGCGGTCCCCGTGAAGGCCGCTATGGATAGCCCAAACTTTACGAACGTAACTGCCAGGGCAACCAGAACCGCCACTATTATTACCAGGTTAAGTATGAACTTGAGCATGGAGCCTAGGACCCTATCATGAACACTAATGACCTCGGAAACCCTCTTACCAGTGTCCCAAACCAATATGGCGCCGATGGTTATTATAATGAGGGACCTGGCGACTGGTTCGTAAGTCCTTAGTAAATTGCCCCAGTTGGTGGGTAGGTACTGAATCACCGTCCAATAGAGGACGTAGATTAAAACACCAATGACAATGAGAAGAAACCACTCAGCAAGGATCCTAAGAATCAACCTACCCAACCTAATCCCAGCACCAGCCCCACCCATGCTAACCCATGAACTACAGCAAGAATATATAAAGGTTCCTCATACTCATAACCCAATGCTTAACCGTAGAGTCCATTAGCCCCAAACAACGACTTGCCCATTGAGTTCTCCATGCAAAACTCACACGCTTAATCATAATAATTAATGGGTAAAGCCGGGATCGAATGAAGACCGAGGCATATCACAACAAAAACTTTAAAGCCGAGCAAAATAACGAAAACTATACGCATAGGGCTATGTCATAGCCGGGGTGGCCGAGCCAGGTCCAAGGCGCGGGCCTGGAGAGTCCGTCCCCGCAAGGGGGCCCGGGTTCAAATCCCGGCCCCGGCACCAAAATCCTAAACCTACGTGAGGCTTATGCTGGTTTTAAGTTCACGCCTAAGGTTAGGCATCTCCGTGAGATCCTCCTATGCTAAGTATTGAAAGTTAGCATTGAGCAGGGGTTCACGTGGAGCTTAAGAAGTCCTCATGGTCTTTTGGAGGTTCATTCTTTTAGGCTTGCTTCCTTGGCCATTGTGGATATTAATACCCGTAACCTCCACATAGGCTTCCCAAGTACAAGCTTAGCCCAATCCCTATGAAACCTACGTACTCCAGCATCATTAATTAACGCCTCATTAATAGCCCTATCTACAGCCGACCTGAGCGGTAGTCTATCCTACCTTATGGTTACTTCATTCATGTGCCTGTGCATTATTATTCGTATTTTAGGTTTATGGCTTCGCGAAGAATTTAACGACTGATGATGTGTAAGCTTTAAAAATGCATTAATGGGGTAATTTACGTGAAGATATTCAGGTTAACTAATGGGGAGTCAACGTTCCAGTATGCCATGGTGGGTGATAAGGTGTTTGAGCTTGGTGTTGATCCTATAAAGGCCCTCATTAGCTACGCTAATGGTAAGGTGGTAGGTCTTGGGGCTGAGGTTAATATTGATGTTAATCAATTATTGAGTAAGGACTATAGGAGTAGTGGTTTAAGGTTTACTAAGCCCTATGACCCACCTGAGGTTTGGGGGAGTGGGATTAGTTATGAGGTTTCAATGAGGAGGTACTCTGAGGAAGGTGAGGTGGCTAGGATTGGTAAATTAACGATTTATGAGAAGGTTTATAGTGCTGAAAGACCTGAAATATTCTTTAAGGCAACAGCCAATAGGTGTGTTGGGCATGGTGAACCAATAGCAGTTAGGGGCGACTCAGAGTGGACACTCCCTGAGCCCGAATTGGGTGTTGTGATAACAAGTAGTGGTAAGGTAATTGGGTACACTATTATTGATGATGTGTCGGCAAGGGATATTGAGGCTGAGAACCCACTTTACTTACCCCAGTCGAAGATTTACAACGGCTGCTGTGCCTTCGGCCCATTCGTGGTTACGCCCGATGAGATTAAAAACCCATACTCACTTCAAATTAGGCTAAGGATAATCAGGGGTGGTAAGGTCATTTATGAGGGAGAGGTGAGTACTGAGCGTATGAGGAGGAGGATTGATGAGCAGATTAAGTACCTTATAAGGAATAACACGGTGCCTGATGGTACAATCCTAATGACTGGCACTGGGATATTGCCTGGTAGGGATGCTGCATTAAGGGATGGCGATATTGTTGAAATAAGCATAAGTGGGATAGGTACGTTAACGACGCCGGTTATTAAGCTTAAGGTTGAGTAGATAAACGACGAACCCCTCAAAACTCTCTTATAACATAACATATTATAGGGATCCACCGCCCTTCAGCTAAGCCCAAAATCATATGTCACCAGAGATCCGCTTGTTTCCTTGGCTGTACTCGATACGTCATCATTAGTCTTACCGTTTATGCAGCCTCTCTCAGAGGGTGGTTATAATTTCCTGATAACTAACAGTACTTAAATAGGTTAAGTCTTCAACGGTCTCCTTAGCATTTAAGGGTAGACGTTGATATTAAAGACCACTATGCCGGCACATGTGCATTAATCCGTAGTAGTATGTGGGGCGTAATTTTAGCCTAGTGTTTAACTGCGTACTTCACAATCTCTAGTAAGCCCATGGGCCCCTCTCTGAACAGTGACTCATCCATTGGCTTTAGGTTTCTTGATATTAGGGGTTTGAACTCCATCTTGTTGAGTATGTCCTTCTCTATGTCAATACCTGGTGCGTATTCCTCAAGAACCAAGCCCTCGTTAGTTAGCCTAAACACCGCCCTCTCGGTTATGTAAAGCACCTCCTTACCTACCTTAAGTCCAAGTTCTGCGTTGAAGCCGATTTT is a window of Vulcanisaeta thermophila DNA encoding:
- a CDS encoding 50S ribosomal protein L5, whose translation is MPVIDLTQVDLRTLTPEQLDWRKFVLPADHPMRVIRIDKVVVNIGVGESGEKLERAAKVLRELTQQEPSYRLAKRSIKDWNVRKGEPIGVAVTLRKNKAVWFLLRALAAVDFTLKESSFDDWGNVAFGIREHIMIPGTRYDPAVGVWGMNVVTVLARPGLRVMYRRRARHKVGRGQRVTKAEAMKFFQEVLGVKITK
- a CDS encoding MFS transporter, coding for MSEKTPFKPLDETRPRRAHIKLLLISGAGFFADAYDLFAISVALVFLKQVWPLSPSEVALIAMAALLGATIGPFIFGRIGDIFGRKYIYGVEAALLTAGAIASALSINPTMLWISRFILGLGVGGDYPISATLMSEYSPARSRGLFVTGVFSMQGWGIITAALLGLGLLNLHVNPDIAWRVILGVGAVAPALVIYFRRRIYETPRFAYFVKQDLNEVKKAVKDVLNSEVEVPVNGINNGHKVHLRNYLTTILATAIPWFALDVFFYGTNIFGPFVTTALGLAKNPLAGIYTQLYIALAFLVPGYYVAALIVDRMGRKAMQIMGFAIVGTAYLAMALLLRHGLVIPSLILALYGLVQFFTNVGPNVTTFILPTELFPTRYRTTGHGIAAGSGKLGATLAALLIPILFPITSNISEAAKLTIMSNLLIVLATFALIGALLTLPIKEPRGKPLEVISGEV
- a CDS encoding protein-tyrosine phosphatase family protein encodes the protein MVKFPYWVIEGALAGSSMPLDEDAVNMWFRMGIRAVVILTEEWEFAMEGWDFNDYISTLKELGMDFLHVPTRDGYAPSEEVMYGIVRWIDERIMSGKPVLVHCHAGVGRSPTVIAAYLMYRRRLSADDALEVVGRYNDEISITNEQYLALVAFEHYLRQVGNAAYTA
- a CDS encoding aldehyde ferredoxin oxidoreductase family protein; the encoded protein is MTVFRILRVDLSREHFTEEVIKEDLLKKFLGGRGLAAYLALKEIPRGIDPFDPSNKLYIFSGPLSGIATISSSRVNVTTRSPLTGVYTHSNAGGNFSYWLRKSGYDGLVIEGKAEEPVYLVIKDGEPKLKPAKHIWGKWTGAATKIILEENGFPPDETKAGVAVIGPAGENLVRFAGIRMSDYERFAGRGGVGAVMGSKLLKGILVWGTRDLYKELVDKSKFMKVNNDIVKRIAVHDTTKTLHKYGTNVLMNIVQSIGALPHYNFGGTGKLKDVTPVSEEYIKDHYPTETHGCHNCPIGCTQMPTVKSGPFKISATEKYVKQEYENTWALGPNIGVTDPEADLKYQKLANELGLDTISLGNTLAMAVELAKNGKLQLDIDWGDAGALEYLIYKIAYRDGIGDDLAEGDYRLAVKYGMPQLFVGSRGQGLPAYDPRALKGFAIAYYTANRGGDHLEAYTPTWEIFGVPEKVDPFDESPTNIEREARLVKWNQDLFAVVDSTIFCKFENLMPNIDTEKDFADLYNAAFGWDLTPQDVLTIGERIFNVERLHWVKEGKWVKDELPPRMREPIPDGPAKGHNAAKMFDEGIKVYYKLRGWVDGKPTRDTLKRLGLEEFDYLL
- a CDS encoding mechanosensitive ion channel family protein gives rise to the protein MGGAGAGIRLGRLILRILAEWFLLIVIGVLIYVLYWTVIQYLPTNWGNLLRTYEPVARSLIIITIGAILVWDTGKRVSEVISVHDRVLGSMLKFILNLVIIVAVLVALAVTFVKFGLSIAAFTGTATGLIIGLAVQQTFQNVIAGIVIVITSRYKPGDRVTIVNWRYGVIRAMYPTEGMPNGFTGTIRSISLMFTELISDNGQVITIPNYVMLDSLIIHRERAPFKRVRARLDVPSTVDPWAFEERLKEAIRDGSIKEVKVRVSETWQSTSMYQVVIEALADGNLDGELVKDKILRAAIKVRNELSGGNKN
- a CDS encoding fumarylacetoacetate hydrolase family protein, producing MVGDKVFELGVDPIKALISYANGKVVGLGAEVNIDVNQLLSKDYRSSGLRFTKPYDPPEVWGSGISYEVSMRRYSEEGEVARIGKLTIYEKVYSAERPEIFFKATANRCVGHGEPIAVRGDSEWTLPEPELGVVITSSGKVIGYTIIDDVSARDIEAENPLYLPQSKIYNGCCAFGPFVVTPDEIKNPYSLQIRLRIIRGGKVIYEGEVSTERMRRRIDEQIKYLIRNNTVPDGTILMTGTGILPGRDAALRDGDIVEISISGIGTLTTPVIKLKVE